Proteins encoded in a region of the Pseudomonas putida genome:
- the lepB gene encoding signal peptidase I yields MSLNFPLLLVIAVFVCGLLGLIDLLFLAPRRRAAIANYQGSVSQPEMAVVERLNKEPLLVEYGKSFFPVLFIVLVLRSFLVEPFQIPSGSMKPTLEVGDFILVNKFSYGIRLPVIDKKVIEVGDPQRGDVMVFRYPSDPNVNYIKRVVGLPGDVVRYTNDKRLFVNGQPIAEQLVGSEPGTLGSAQLYKEKLGEAEHLIRKEMSRYRMPPDQQWTVPAGHYFMMGDNRDNSNDSRFWDDPNIPKELHGMVPDRNIVGKAFAVWMSWPEPKLSHLPNLSRVGLIH; encoded by the coding sequence ATGTCGCTAAATTTCCCGCTGTTGCTAGTCATCGCCGTCTTCGTCTGCGGTCTGCTGGGCTTGATCGACCTGCTGTTCCTGGCCCCGCGCCGGCGTGCGGCAATCGCCAACTATCAGGGCAGCGTCAGCCAGCCCGAGATGGCGGTGGTCGAACGCCTGAACAAGGAGCCGTTGCTGGTCGAGTACGGCAAGTCGTTCTTCCCGGTGCTGTTCATCGTGCTGGTGCTGCGTTCGTTCCTGGTCGAGCCGTTCCAGATCCCGTCGGGTTCGATGAAACCAACGCTGGAAGTGGGCGACTTCATCCTGGTGAACAAGTTCTCGTACGGCATTCGTCTGCCGGTGATCGACAAGAAGGTCATCGAGGTCGGTGATCCGCAACGCGGTGATGTGATGGTGTTCCGTTACCCGAGCGACCCGAACGTCAACTACATCAAGCGTGTAGTAGGCCTGCCGGGCGACGTGGTCCGCTACACCAACGACAAGCGGTTGTTCGTCAACGGCCAGCCGATTGCCGAACAACTGGTGGGCAGCGAACCGGGCACCTTGGGCAGCGCGCAGCTGTACAAGGAAAAGCTCGGCGAGGCCGAACACCTGATCCGCAAGGAGATGAGCCGTTATCGCATGCCACCGGACCAGCAGTGGACCGTGCCGGCAGGCCATTACTTCATGATGGGCGACAACCGCGACAACTCCAACGACAGCCGTTTCTGGGATGACCCGAACATTCCCAAGGAACTGCACGGCATGGTTCCGGACAGGAACATTGTCGGCAAGGCCTTCGCGGTGTGGATGAGCTGGCCAGAGCCCAAACTCAGCCATCTGCCCAACCTGTCGCGGGTCGGTCTGATCCATTGA
- the lepA gene encoding translation elongation factor 4: MSDLSHIRNFSIIAHIDHGKSTLADRFIQMCGGLSAREMEAQVLDSMDLERERGITIKAHSVTLHYKAQDGKTYQLNFIDTPGHVDFTYEVSRSLAACEGALLVVDAGQGVEAQSVANCYTAIEQGLEVMPVLNKMDLPQADPDRVKDEIEKIIGIDATDAVACSAKSGMGVDEVLERLVHTIPAPEGEIDAPLQALIIDSWFDNYLGVVSLVRVRHGRVKKGDKILVKSTGKVHLVDSVGVFTPKHTQTADLKAGEVGFIIASIKDIHGAPVGDTLTLSSTPEVEVLAGFKKIQPQVYAGLFPVSSDDFEDFRDALQKLTLNDSSLQYMPESSDALGFGFRCGFLGMLHMEIIQERLEREYDLDLITTAPSVIYELELKTGETIVVDNPSKLPDVSSVTDFREPIVTATILVPQEHLGNVITLCIEKRGVQRDMQFLGSQVQVRYDMPMNEVVLDFFDRLKSTSRGYASLDYHFDRYQSANLVKLDVLINGDKVDALALIVHRDNAAYKGRALTEKMKELIPRQMFDVAIQAAIGGQIIARTTVKALRKNVLAKCYGGDVSRKKKLLEKQKAGKKRMKQVGNVEIPQEAFLAVLRLDS; the protein is encoded by the coding sequence GTGAGTGATTTGAGTCATATCCGCAATTTCTCCATCATCGCCCACATCGACCATGGCAAGTCGACGCTGGCCGACCGTTTCATCCAGATGTGCGGTGGCCTGTCGGCACGCGAAATGGAAGCCCAGGTGCTCGATTCCATGGACCTGGAGCGTGAGCGCGGTATCACCATCAAGGCCCACAGCGTCACGCTTCACTACAAGGCGCAGGACGGCAAAACCTACCAGCTGAACTTCATCGACACCCCCGGTCACGTCGACTTCACCTACGAAGTCTCGCGCTCGCTGGCGGCCTGTGAAGGTGCACTGCTGGTGGTCGATGCTGGCCAGGGCGTTGAAGCCCAGTCCGTGGCCAACTGCTACACCGCCATCGAGCAGGGCCTGGAAGTCATGCCGGTCCTGAACAAGATGGACCTGCCCCAGGCCGACCCGGACCGCGTCAAGGACGAGATCGAGAAGATCATCGGTATCGACGCTACCGACGCCGTGGCCTGCAGCGCCAAGAGCGGCATGGGCGTGGACGAGGTGCTCGAGCGCCTGGTGCACACCATCCCAGCGCCGGAAGGCGAAATCGATGCACCGCTGCAAGCGCTGATCATCGACTCCTGGTTCGACAACTACCTGGGCGTGGTCTCGCTGGTGCGCGTGCGCCATGGCCGTGTAAAGAAAGGCGACAAGATTCTGGTCAAGTCCACCGGCAAGGTGCACCTGGTCGACAGCGTCGGTGTATTCACCCCGAAACACACCCAGACCGCAGATCTGAAAGCCGGTGAAGTGGGCTTCATCATCGCCAGCATCAAGGACATTCATGGTGCGCCGGTGGGTGACACCCTGACCCTGTCGTCGACCCCTGAGGTCGAAGTGCTGGCTGGTTTCAAGAAAATCCAGCCACAGGTTTATGCCGGCCTGTTCCCGGTCAGCTCCGACGACTTCGAGGACTTCCGCGATGCACTGCAGAAGCTGACCCTGAACGACTCGTCCTTGCAGTACATGCCGGAAAGCTCCGACGCACTGGGCTTCGGCTTCCGTTGCGGCTTCCTGGGCATGCTGCACATGGAGATCATCCAGGAGCGCCTGGAGCGCGAATACGACCTGGACCTGATCACCACGGCGCCGAGCGTGATCTACGAGCTCGAGCTCAAGACCGGCGAAACCATCGTCGTCGACAACCCGTCGAAGCTGCCGGATGTCTCGTCCGTCACCGACTTCCGCGAGCCGATCGTCACCGCGACCATCCTGGTGCCGCAGGAGCACCTGGGCAACGTCATCACCCTGTGCATCGAGAAGCGTGGCGTTCAGCGCGACATGCAGTTCCTCGGCAGCCAGGTGCAGGTGCGTTACGACATGCCGATGAACGAAGTGGTGCTCGACTTCTTCGACCGTCTCAAGTCCACCAGCCGCGGCTATGCTTCGCTGGACTATCATTTCGATCGCTACCAGTCGGCCAACCTGGTCAAGCTGGACGTACTGATCAACGGCGACAAGGTCGATGCCTTGGCATTGATCGTGCACCGTGACAACGCGGCCTACAAAGGCCGAGCGTTGACCGAGAAGATGAAGGAACTGATCCCTCGGCAGATGTTCGACGTGGCGATCCAGGCAGCCATTGGCGGCCAGATCATTGCGCGGACAACCGTCAAGGCGCTCAGAAAGAACGTACTGGCCAAGTGCTACGGCGGTGACGTCAGCCGTAAGAAGAAACTGCTGGAGAAGCAGAAGGCCGGTAAGAAACGCATGAAACAGGTGGGCAACGTGGAGATTCCACAAGAAGCCTTCCTCGCCGTGCTCAGGTTGGATAGCTAG